One stretch of Girardinichthys multiradiatus isolate DD_20200921_A chromosome 2, DD_fGirMul_XY1, whole genome shotgun sequence DNA includes these proteins:
- the tph1a gene encoding tryptophan 5-hydroxylase 1a isoform X2: protein MLCGTIRTRVHGKLLRHAVYTMYERRNMINKSTFTKIEEDTEKKNSSEKGRATIIFSLKNEVGGLVKALKLFQENHVNLVHIESRKSKRRNSEFEIFVDCDSNHEQLNKIIHLLRKHVNVVDMDPPDNSCLLEEDMYDVPWFPKKISDLDKCANRVLMYGSELDADHPGFKDNVYRKRRKYFADLAMAYRHGDPIPHIEFTEEEVKTWGVVYRELNKLYPTHACREYLKNLPLLSKYCECREDNIPQLEDVSRFLKERSGFTIRPVAGYLSPRDFLAGLAFRVFHCTQYVRHSSDPLYTPEPDTCHELLGHVPLLAEPSFAQFSQEIGLASLGASDDSVQKLATCYFFTVEFGLCKQEGQLRAYGAGLLSSISELKHALSGTARIMPFDPKVTCKQECIITTFQDVYFVSDSFEEAKVKMREFAKTIKRPFTVRYNPYTQSVDVLKDTPSINSVVEELRHELDIVGDALSRLNKQLGV from the exons ATGCTTTGTGGGACGATACGGACCAGGGTGCACGGAAAACTGCTCCGCCACGCCGTTTACACCATGTACGAGAGGAGAAATATG ATAAACAAGTCAACCTTCACAAAAATCGAAGAAGACACAGAAAAGAAGAATTCATCAGAGAAAGGGAGGGCAACGATCATCTTCTCTCTCAAAAATGAAGTGGGAGGACTTGTGAAGGCTCTCAAACTCTTCCAA GAAAACCATGTCAACCTCGTACACATTGAGTCCAGAAAATCCAAAAGACGCAACTCTGAGTTTGAAATCTTCGTGGACTGTGACAGCAACCACGAACAACTAAACAAAATCATCCATCTACTTCGGAAGCATGTGAATGTGGTAGACATGGACCCTCCAGATAACTCCTGTCTGCTTGAAGAAG ACATGTATGACGTACCTTGGTTCCCAAAGAAAATTTCCGACTTGGACAAATGTGCTAACCGTGTCTTGATGTATGGCTCTGAGCTGGATGCTGACCACCCG GGTTTTAAGGACAACGTCTACCGCAAAAGAAGAAAGTATTTTGCTGATCTTGCTATGGCCTACAGACA TGGGGATCCCATCCCTCATATTGAGTTCACAGAGGAAGAAGTGAAGACTTGGGGTGTTGTGTACAGGGAGCTGAACAAGTTGTACCCCACCCACGCTTGTCGAGAATATTTGAAGAACCTGCCACTGCTCTCCAAATACTGTGAATGTCGGGAGGACAACATCCCTCAGCTGGAGGATGTTTCACGCTTTCTCAAAG AACGATCTGGATTCACCATCAGACCTGTAGCAGGTTATCTGTCCCCAAGGGACTTCCTCGCTGGTTTGGCCTTCCGGGTTTTCCACTGTACTCAATATGTGCGGCACAGCTCTGACCCCCTATACACCCCAGAGCC GGACACATGCCATGAACTGCTGGGACACGTCCCACTGCTAGCAGAGCCCAGCTTCGCCCAGTTTTCTCAGGAGATCGGTCTTGCTTCGCTCGGGGCCTCGGATGATTCTGTTCAGAAACTGGCCACA TGCTACTTCTTCACAGTGGAGTTTGGCCTATGCAAACAAGAAGGGCAGCTGCGAGCATATGGAGCTGGACTGTTGTCATCTATCAGTGAGCTTAAG CATGCACTCTCTGGAACTGCAAGGATAATGCCTTTTGACCCCAAAGTTACATGCAAGCAGGAATGCATTATCACCACATTTCAGGATGTGTACTTTGTGTCAGACAGTTTTGAGGAGGCCAAAGTCAAGATGAG GGAGTTTGCCAAGACCATCAAACGTCCCTTCACAGTTCGATACAACCCCTACACCCAGAGTGTAGATGTACTGAAAGACACCCCCAGCATCAATAGCGTGGTCGAGGAGCTCCGACATGAGCTTGACATCGTGGGCGACGCTCTCAGTAGGCTCAATAAGCAACTGGGCGTCTGA
- the saal1 gene encoding protein saal1 isoform X3, giving the protein MVTEYSEENSEVQMQLSDDDEEDLCRVWDMAMDEDVAGFLQEFKAADILLGVIAKSRCPRLTEICVGILGNIACFPDTCATLSQNEDLGAVLLLLLGDSDPPTLLETTRLLLTCLSHKDICFPWLERIRQHTSVCSSVSFIMSSSTNTDLLEKVGELVDKLFDLDEELMKNWLTSQPNEKERDGEIHLDLSLSLIEAAKQLRSESVDGLEVYLHILQLLTTVEEGIQVFAAPDGPGRTVWDFVSDVLSKDLCQPDDLPVVLHEHKNLLIQALSVLQALYRCQDRWCSRNDTSLFLIGSVFRVCQHISEFKHKAHEKEKANDEQLQTLAEITSEFLADLCNNIQKDTVADLIKNDYLTQTTCQAAAACLLPSFKTSFQHLQAALSETDPLLADVMRTQFPT; this is encoded by the exons AGGGTCTGGGACATGGCCATGGATGAG GACGTCGCAGGTTTTCTGCAAGAATTCAAAGCTGCTGATATCCTTCTTGGGGTCATAGCCAAATCTCGGTGCCCACGTCTTACA GAAATCTGTGTAGGAATCCTTGGAAATATTGCCTGTTTTCCTGACACATGTGCGACTCTCAGCCAAAACGAGGACTTGGG TGCTGTGCTGTTGCTTCTTCTGGGAGATTCAGACCCTCCAACCCTTCTAGAAACCACCAG ACTGctgctgacctgtttgtctCATAAAGACATCTGTTTCCCATGGCTTGAGCGAATACGACAGCACACATCTGTGTGCTCCAGCGTTTCTTTCATCATGAGCAGTTCTACTAACA CGGATCTGCTGGAGAAGGTGGGAGAGCTGGTTGACAAACTGTTTGACCTTGATGAAGAATTAATGAAGAACTGGCTCACCTCTCAACCGAATGAGAAGGAGAGAGATGGTGAAATCCATCTGGATTTGAGCTTGAGTCTCATTGAGGCAGCAAAGCAGCTCAG ATCTGAGAGTGTAGATGGTCTAGAGGTTTATCTTCACATCCTCCAACTTCTCACCACCGTAGAGGAAGGTATTCAGGTTTTTG CGGCTCCCGATGGACCAGGCAGAACTGTGTGGGACTTTGTCAGTGACGTTCTGAGCAAGGACCTCTGCCAACCAGATGATCTTCCGGTCGTCCTGCATGAGCACAAAAACCTCTTAATTCAGGCGTTGTCTGTGCTGCAGGCTCTTTATAGATGCCAGGATCGGTGGTGCAGCAGAAACGACACAA GTCTATTTCTTATTGGGTCAGTCTTTCGGGTGTGCCAACATATTAGTGAGTTCAAACATAAAGCTCACGAAAAAGAAAAGGCCAATGATGAACAGCTGCAGACTCTTGCAGAGATCACCTCTGAGTTTCTAGCCGACCTCTGCAATAATATTCAGAAG GACACGGTTGCAGATTTGATAAAGAACGATTACCTGACACAGACAACCTGTCAagcagctgcagcctgtttGCTTCCCAGTTTTAAGACTTCT TTCCAGCACCTGCAGGCTGCATTGTCAGAGACTGATCCCCTACTGGCAGATGTGATGAGGACACAGTTTCCTACCTGA
- the tph1a gene encoding tryptophan 5-hydroxylase 1a isoform X1, with product MYSNKVEGPRRGRSFDSMNIGFEEKLLNNEINKSTFTKIEEDTEKKNSSEKGRATIIFSLKNEVGGLVKALKLFQENHVNLVHIESRKSKRRNSEFEIFVDCDSNHEQLNKIIHLLRKHVNVVDMDPPDNSCLLEEDMYDVPWFPKKISDLDKCANRVLMYGSELDADHPGFKDNVYRKRRKYFADLAMAYRHGDPIPHIEFTEEEVKTWGVVYRELNKLYPTHACREYLKNLPLLSKYCECREDNIPQLEDVSRFLKERSGFTIRPVAGYLSPRDFLAGLAFRVFHCTQYVRHSSDPLYTPEPDTCHELLGHVPLLAEPSFAQFSQEIGLASLGASDDSVQKLATCYFFTVEFGLCKQEGQLRAYGAGLLSSISELKHALSGTARIMPFDPKVTCKQECIITTFQDVYFVSDSFEEAKVKMREFAKTIKRPFTVRYNPYTQSVDVLKDTPSINSVVEELRHELDIVGDALSRLNKQLGV from the exons ATGTACTCGAATAAGGTGGAAGGACCACGCAGAGGAAGATCCTTTGACTCCATGAACATAGGCTTTGAGGAAAAACTGCTCAACAATGAG ATAAACAAGTCAACCTTCACAAAAATCGAAGAAGACACAGAAAAGAAGAATTCATCAGAGAAAGGGAGGGCAACGATCATCTTCTCTCTCAAAAATGAAGTGGGAGGACTTGTGAAGGCTCTCAAACTCTTCCAA GAAAACCATGTCAACCTCGTACACATTGAGTCCAGAAAATCCAAAAGACGCAACTCTGAGTTTGAAATCTTCGTGGACTGTGACAGCAACCACGAACAACTAAACAAAATCATCCATCTACTTCGGAAGCATGTGAATGTGGTAGACATGGACCCTCCAGATAACTCCTGTCTGCTTGAAGAAG ACATGTATGACGTACCTTGGTTCCCAAAGAAAATTTCCGACTTGGACAAATGTGCTAACCGTGTCTTGATGTATGGCTCTGAGCTGGATGCTGACCACCCG GGTTTTAAGGACAACGTCTACCGCAAAAGAAGAAAGTATTTTGCTGATCTTGCTATGGCCTACAGACA TGGGGATCCCATCCCTCATATTGAGTTCACAGAGGAAGAAGTGAAGACTTGGGGTGTTGTGTACAGGGAGCTGAACAAGTTGTACCCCACCCACGCTTGTCGAGAATATTTGAAGAACCTGCCACTGCTCTCCAAATACTGTGAATGTCGGGAGGACAACATCCCTCAGCTGGAGGATGTTTCACGCTTTCTCAAAG AACGATCTGGATTCACCATCAGACCTGTAGCAGGTTATCTGTCCCCAAGGGACTTCCTCGCTGGTTTGGCCTTCCGGGTTTTCCACTGTACTCAATATGTGCGGCACAGCTCTGACCCCCTATACACCCCAGAGCC GGACACATGCCATGAACTGCTGGGACACGTCCCACTGCTAGCAGAGCCCAGCTTCGCCCAGTTTTCTCAGGAGATCGGTCTTGCTTCGCTCGGGGCCTCGGATGATTCTGTTCAGAAACTGGCCACA TGCTACTTCTTCACAGTGGAGTTTGGCCTATGCAAACAAGAAGGGCAGCTGCGAGCATATGGAGCTGGACTGTTGTCATCTATCAGTGAGCTTAAG CATGCACTCTCTGGAACTGCAAGGATAATGCCTTTTGACCCCAAAGTTACATGCAAGCAGGAATGCATTATCACCACATTTCAGGATGTGTACTTTGTGTCAGACAGTTTTGAGGAGGCCAAAGTCAAGATGAG GGAGTTTGCCAAGACCATCAAACGTCCCTTCACAGTTCGATACAACCCCTACACCCAGAGTGTAGATGTACTGAAAGACACCCCCAGCATCAATAGCGTGGTCGAGGAGCTCCGACATGAGCTTGACATCGTGGGCGACGCTCTCAGTAGGCTCAATAAGCAACTGGGCGTCTGA